In Rutidosis leptorrhynchoides isolate AG116_Rl617_1_P2 chromosome 6, CSIRO_AGI_Rlap_v1, whole genome shotgun sequence, the DNA window TAGATTTATAACTAAATCTAGATCCTAGTTATCTTCACTTCATACACCTTCTCTATATTACTATAACCGTTACTTGTAACCGCTCAAACTACAAATATAGAAGTTAATGTCTCTTCATTACCTAAGACATACAAGAAGCCTACCATTTCATATCAGATATATTAATTGGATAGAATAATATCCTAAAATCATCAAACTGTGTGTCATGCATAAACCCGACCAACTAGGCAAACTACCTTAAATGACCATTGACACAATCATACAACCTATAACATCTTTATAATAACCAACTAACTCAATAACTCCAAAACAGCTATAAACCATCACCATAACTAACAATGACCAGTTTCAAAGGGCTCATAAGGAACCGATCAATTCAAATCACACCCCAGCCTTCTTCACCAAAACGTTCTTCCATCGTAATAATTATTGATATAACAATACAAGTCTAAGCTTAAAACTGAAAATTTCCTCGACCTAACTCACGAAACGATTTCAAATCTGTTTGTTATAAAATCTATAGCAGCGATTATAGTACGAAATATATACTAATGACATACAAATAACAAACACTAATGCACAATAAATTCAGATCAACAATAATAAAATCAAGTATGATCTCCATTGAAATTGTAAAGTTTGGAGGTTGACTCCATTGGTGATTAATAAAAATCAGCTTTTCATACAGAAAAAAAAGTATGATCGACTCCAATTAATAGATTAATAAATACAAATCTAATTTATAAAAGAAGAAATATATAAAATCGATGTATATGTAATCAAAATTATTACCTATAATCGTTTGTATGGATTTCAAAACCATAAGAACCTAATAACCTAATAAATTGATCGAAAGCATAATCATaatcaatataaatataaatatataataatgccCGTTCGAGTGCTTTATAATCAAAAgatgtaatatattaaataaataatatgtgAATCGGAATACTAACCCGTTCACCGAGGAGAGCACCGGTGATGACGAAAGTGACGTAAACGGAGTTACGGCGCATAAGCACTTTGTATAGTCCTTCAAAGAGTCCACCGGATCTTCGAGCTGCCGTACTCATCGTTAGTTTAATTTGATTGATTAATTAATTGCGGAGCCTTTTCTGTTGTGCACGAGATCGGGGATGAAACGGTGCTAGGGCTTTTTCGCTGTTGATTTTTGACCGTATGAATCGCAGTTTTAAAACGGGTCGGGAGATAAACCGAGTCGGGTCagcatatctatctatctatctattctatCTATTAAGAGGGAGTTTTGGGTGAGGTCATGATGTGCTTTCAAGGGTAGTAACATGTGCTTTCAAGATTACAATATTAAATTTGGTGatgtaatatttaaatattaatattaataaaaaaaattctctTTTTCAAATTTAATGTTTTAACTTTTATATCTACTCATGCATGACCTTACAGTTTTCTGTAATTGCAATTATCTTTTCAATTTCCCAAACCAATCTTCTCTCACACTTATTTTTTCAAATTTCAGTTATCCAATTTTAATAGATTTGGTCTAATCACACCTAGAACTACTAAAATCATAGTCACACTTCTCTAATTTCCTTTTCTCCCGTGTTCTTTTTAATTTGAATTCAAAATTCAAAACCCAGCAAAAATTAGTAAAATTTGTCAATCGATTCAGGCTCCGTAACCTTCGTTCATCTTTTGCTACGGTTAGATCTGTATCTTTATCTCCAGATCGGTGCTTATTTAGATTTATGCTAACTACCAGATTTATAGTTGTGTACAGAAACCTAATATGGACTTGGTGAAATGGGTTTGACTGATGAAAAATTCCATGGAAATATTGGAAGGATTAGAGGGGATGGATCTTCACGTATTCTTTTGAAAATCTAGCAAAGATGGAATACCTAATTGAATTTGGAACCCACTCAATTCAATTTAATTCTGATTGCAAAATAGAAGAACTCAATTGAGGTAATTATTACTCCATATTCTTTAAGAACTTATTTTGATTTTGACTTTTTATTGTTTTGAATAAAAGAAACCACATTCATATTGTGATTTTCACATTTTTATTGAACTGTGTTTTTCTATGTTTTTAAATCTTAATTTGATTAAGTAGAAAGAATTTGTGTTTTTGATAGAAAGGTTTAAGCTATTGTTCAGTTTTGTTCTATTTTAATGTTTTTTGTCTACCCTATGTTTGGTCTCATTGCGGTAGAATCTGATTTGGGAACACAATTTATGCATAATTATTTGGTATAGTCCGGAGATTCATTTGAATGTGGTGAAGAAAAGGTAGAACCTTTATTGTACTTTGATTTTATATACATGCTTCTTTCCAATTAACTACTATACCGTACCATTAGTTATTGATGATTTTTTCTATTTTGTTGTAACATGAACACTGTATTGGACATAAATTAATTGAACCAGGGTTGACATTGCATTTTCTGGTAGAGTTATATGTTAAAGTGAGATTGAGATTTTAAAATGCTGATGAGTCGTTAGCAGATGCTGATTCTGATTTTATGGATTGTGTGGAACTTCAACTATAGGTGTGCAACATTGCAATATGATACATCTCAAAAGATAAA includes these proteins:
- the LOC139853348 gene encoding cytochrome b-c1 complex subunit 9, mitochondrial-like translates to MSTAARRSGGLFEGLYKVLMRRNSVYVTFVITGALLGERAVDYGVHKLWENNNIGKRYEDISVLGQRPTE